A single genomic interval of Spinacia oleracea cultivar Varoflay chromosome 6, BTI_SOV_V1, whole genome shotgun sequence harbors:
- the LOC130462723 gene encoding protein ALP1-like yields MVDEFVTHHLPNTFFPRGPRLRNVNDTIPIPADRNREERHNRLFNDYFAENPVYSDKQFRRRFRMRRPLFCRIMNKVVENDVFLQQRRNAAGKLGLSGLQKCTAAIRMLAYGLAPDAIDEYLRMGETTSKKSLLHFTQGVIKHFEEDYLRSPTDEDLRRILYQNEMRGFPGMIGSIDCMHWEWKNCPTAWRGQYQGRSGKASLILEAVADQDLWIWHSFFGIPGSSNDLNVLHRSPVFDDVLTGKAPPITFQVNGHEYNMGYYLTYGIYPNWATFIQGFSRPQLETERLFANRQAHVRKDVERAFGVLQARFAIVRQPSLAYDEDILGDIMKACITLHNMIVEDERDMYVRADVLQRYYEEDLSSLTATVNNVNPLSSRLDNPTPLTHYWGE; encoded by the coding sequence ATGGTTGACGAATTTGTCACTCATCACTTACCAAACACATTCTTTCCACGAGGTCCTAGACTTCGAAATGTGAATGATACCATTCCGATTCCAGCAGATAGAAACCGTGAAGAAAGGCATAACCGCTTGTTTAATGATTACTTTGCGGAAAATCCAGTATATTCAGACAAACAGTTTCGTCGAAGGTTTCGAATGAGAAGACCTTTGTTTTGCCGTATCATGAACAAAgtggttgaaaatgatgttttcttgcAACAGAGAAGAAATGCTGCCGGAAAATTAGGGTTATCAGGATTGCAAAAATGCACTGCAGCTATCAGAATGTTAGCATATGGTTTGGCTCCGGATGCAATTGATGAATATCTGCGAATGGGTGAAACAACTTCAAAAAAATCATTATTACATTTCACTCAAGGGGTAATCAAGCATTTTGAAGAGGATTACCTAAGAAGTCCTACAGATGAAGACTTAAGGAGAATCCTTTATCAAAATGAAATGCGCGGATTTCCAGGCATGATCGGTAGTATTGATTGTATGCACTGGGAATGGAAGAACTGTCCTACCGCATGGAGAGGTCAATACCAAGGACGCAGCGGGAAAGCGTCCCTAATTCTTGAAGCTGTTGCAGATCAAGATCTATGGATTTGGCATTCATTTTTTGGTATTCCTGGTTCATCTAATGACCTTAATGTTCTGCACCGTTCTCCTGtttttgatgatgttttgacaGGTAAGGCACCTCCTATCACTTTTCAGGTGAATGGACATGAATACAACATGGGGTACTACCTCACATATGGTATTTATCCAAATTGGGCTACGTTCATTCAAGGATTTTCTCGTCCCCAACTTGAAACGGAAAGGTTGTTTGCTAACAGACAAGCGCATGTTCGTAAGGATGTTGAACGTGCATTCGGAGTTTTGCAAGCAAGATTCGCCATTGTACGACAACCATCTCTGGCTTACGATGAAGATATATTAGGCGATATAATGAAGGCTTGTATCACCTTACACAACATGATAGTTGAGGATGAACGAGATATGTATGTCCGAGCTGATGTGTTACAAAGGTACTATGAAGAAGACCTTTCGAGCTTAACCGCAACAGTGAATAATGTGAACCCTTTGAGTTCCAGACTGGACAACCCTACTCCATTAACGCATTATTGGGGAGAATAA